The genomic segment AGCAACGCCCCCCTGTAGCCACAGTGCATACGCTGGCACTGCCTTATGGTTTAATCGCCCCGTTTTTTTAAAAAACAGACCATCGTTGGCCATGGAATAGTAGACACGGGCACCTGCCAAAATCAGCCCATTGTTGCATCCGAACGTACTGATCATGATCATCACTGCCAGAATACCGATACCTAAAGGACCAAATATCTGCTGTGCCACGACCATGGCTACCCGATCTTTTGGAGCGCTTGCCATGTGTTCCATGGTCAATACTCCTGTGTACATCAGGTTGGTTAAAATATAGATGGTTGTCACGATCACAGTCCCCAGCGCCAGACTTAACCCGATGTTGCGCTGCGGATTTTTTATTTCGCCAGCCACTGCAGACGAAGAATGCCAAGAGTCGCTGCTGAACAGCGCCCCAACTAATGCGGCAGACATCGCTGCAAAGGTCCCAAAAAGGGAGTAACCGGCTGTTGAGCCGTCGGCATTCAACCGATGCAAATCCCAGCGGGTCGCTGCCGACCAGTTCTGATTCCATACATCGGAATCAAAAGCAGCAAACCCGAATAGCACCAGCAGAATTAAGCTTAGTATTTTTATCAGGGTAAGGATGGTCTGTAAAGTTTTACCATTTTGCACACCTCTTGTGTTGATCAATGTGAGCAATAAGATAACGCCTATGGCCAATACCTGAGCCGAGGAGACATGATAGCTGCCTACCTCCAGCAGATACACATCTTCATCCAGCACTGGAAATAGGTAGGCAGTGAACTTTGAAAACGCTACCCCCACAGCTGCAATCGTCGCGGTCTGGATAACCGCGAAAAATGTCCATCCAAACGTGAAACTCACCACAGGTCCGTAAGCTTCCTTCAGATAGACATATTGCCCGCCAGCCTTGGGAAACATCGCACTCAGTTCGCCATAACTCAGCGCAGCAGCCAAAGTCATAAAACCACAGATCAGCCAGACGACCATCAGCCAGCCTGCTGAGCCTGTATTGCGGGCGATATCTGATGATACAATGAAAATCCCCGATCCGATCATGCTTCCAGCCACGAGCATCGTTGCATCCAACAGACCCAGCGATTTTTTAAATTCCTGATTCTCTTTTTTTGTGCTCATCATTCTGATCAATGGTTAATCAAACGTGTAAAACTTCCATACGGCCTGATGCTGAGGATTGAGATCTTGCTCAGTCAGTATCGCCCGCAACATTTCCATCGGCATGTAATTTTCTTTGATTACGCGCTCGTGAAATTGTTTGTAGGACATCTTGCCTCCGCCTACCAATTCGTCGCTGAGCCGCAGCAGCTGTAGCCCTCCTATCATATAAGCCAGCTGATATAAGGGATCATAAGATCCTTCAAAAGATCGTTTGACCTCACCGTGCGCATTTGCAGGTTCGTGCCCCACCTGGTTCACGAGATAATCAATACATTGCTGGGGCGTCCATTCACCGAGATGAAATTTGATACTGAATGTAATACGTGCACAACGGTGCATCCGCCAAAACAGGACACCAATACGCTCCTCAGGCGTTTGGGCAAATCCAAGTCTGTACAACAGCAATTCCCAATACAAGGTCCACCCCTCTGTCCAAAACGGTGTATTGAAGTTCTGCTCCCGGTAGGGTTTATATCTTTTATTCATAAAATACTGCAGATGATGGCCGGGATTAAGTTCATGCTGCACCGTCCCCAAGGAGAAATAAGGATTATTTCCCCGCATGCTCATCATCTTTTGATCGTAGCTCATCGTATTGGTCGGATATGAAATGCTGATCTCACGGCCTCCTGTAAAAAATGGGTTCACCAGTTGCCGCTCCGGAGTCATCATGATCATTCCCCAGGTCTCATCCGCCAGATCCGGAATATCCATCAGCTGATGTTTCTTGATAAATTGTTGAGCTCTGTCGTACAGCGCATTGATCAGATCAGGCTGCTTACCCACCGGCACATAAGCGTTTTTGACTTTTTCCTGCGCTGCTTTCCAGTCATCGCCATACCCCATTTCCCGGGATGCCTTTAATAGCTCCGCCACACACCATTTCCACTCTTTATCTGCAATCTTCAACAAATCTTCCGCATCATAGGCAATCATTTCATCTTTCAGCTTTTTATTGAGCGCGATCTTCCCGATCGGTCTCCCGCCGATATTGCTGCCGTCGTCATACACCTTCCAGTTACTTTTGGCGTTGAGGGCCTCTTGGTAGCTAGCCAAGGCTTCATGAAGTCCTTCATAAGATTTGGGAACCCACCAGGTAAACATTGGATCATAGCCATTATAGAAATCAAATGAGCTCTGCAAACGGGTTTGCAGGGACTCGATCATACCGGTCAGATAACGTACATCATCCGCATCAATCGCCGGCTTCTGTGACAGCTTTTGTCTCTCCTGCTGTACGGATCCACGGACCTGCTCAAACATTGCGGCGATCGCTCTCCCCTCAACAGAAGTACCGCGCCTGCGCTTTTGTTCGAACCCGAAAATGCTGTCCGCAAACGGGAGGTAAGATTTGAGTTTCTTGTAGCGCTCCATCTCCTCTTTTAGTTCTTCCTGATGACGAAGAATCTTCCGGTTTAAGAGGATATAGTCCACCTGCCCATTGGTATTTAACCGTTTATAATCAAATGCTTTTAATCTGGCCAGATAAGCATTGTCGAGACGGATTAATCGTTCCATCTGCTCGGGAGAGGGACTCACAGACTGAGATCGCCAGCCCTTTGGCATCGGACCATAAAAGTAGTTCACTGCCTCCAGGTCATTCTGATACTCTATGATAAGGGGTTCCACCGGAGTGGTGTGCTGATACAAATCCATATGTTGCGCATTCACTGTAGCCGGAAATACCATACAAAGTATGATCATACCTATACATGGCTTTCGTTTAAGGTCGGGTTTTATCATCATTTAAGTTTATGTCAAGCGTTATTGAAATCTATCAGGGCTAAAAGCAGATACATCTGTTTCGGTGGTCCGCCCCGAAAGTATGGCTGCCACTGCGTTACCGAAAGCAGGGCCCAAACTCAGGCCCATCATACCACCGCCGCCGGCAATACTGACATTGCTGTATCTGGATGCACGCCCCAAATAAGGCAATCCATCGGGGGAGCAGGGCCTATAGCCATACCAGATATCTTGCGGGTAATTCACCTTCAGATCGGGAAAGTACTTTGGAATAGCTTCGACAATCCCCTTCACCCGATTTGGGTAGATCTTATTATTGGCTGGCCCAAGCTCCATGGTTCCACTAAAACGGATCTGGTTATTCATCGGCGTCACTGCCACCCGGGCCTCTAGCAATAATGCGGCATGTATCAGGGAAGTACCTTCCTCGGGACTATGCATAAATGAATATCCCTTACCGGGCATTAGTGGCAATTTTAAATTCAGCTTCGAAGCCAAGGCCGGTAAGGCGGCTCCCCCAGCAAGAACAATTTCATCGGCTTCAAAATTGCCTTTGTCAGTGACGACGCTAAGCACCTTTTTGCTGGCAGTTCGGAATCCATTGACTTCCGTTTCGTAGTGGAATTTCACACCCTGTGCATGGAGATATTGGGTCAGTTCCTTCATGAGTTTCGGTGGATACATGATTCCGTCGCATTTGTAGAGGATACCACCACGTGTCTCTATTCTGAGATGCGGTTCTAACGCCTGAATGCCGGCCGCATCATATATTTCGACCGCCAGCCCAAGCTTTTTCGCTTTCTCTGCCAGTTCAGCTTCTTCGTGTTCGACATGCTCTGATTTATAAAGCATCATAATTCCGTTTTGACGAAGTTCAAAATCAAACTGCTCATCCGCTTTCCACTGATCGTACAACCTGCTGCTAGCCAGATTTAAATCCCGGATAGCTTCGGCATTCCGGCTGACATGCTGTTCATTGGCATGCTTCAGGAATTTCAGTCCCCAATCGATCAGTGACAGATTGAGTGTAGGGCGCACATAGAATGGACTCTTGCTGTCCAACATCCACTTGATCCCCTGCGCGACAATACCCGGTGCCGCAAGCGGAGTAAAATGACTCGGCACGATCATTCCGGCATTGCCATAAGAACAATTGTCCAGACCGCTTCCTTTATCCAGAACAATAACTTCCCAGCCGTCTTTTACCAAATAATAGGCCGTGGACAGCCCCGCAATACCTGCTCCGATAATCGCTACCTTTCCTTTATGATGTGTTGACACTTTCTTACTGTTTAATGTGTAAATTACAGAACCTGAAACCCTTCTTTATAAGGATCCTCATCATCGATAATGATATGATTGTAGCCTGTTATTCTTGCCCAGCCTTCTACAGAAGGAATAATGGCAGCTTGCCCGTTCATATCGGTTTCCTCTTCTATACGGCCGACAAACTGCGATCCGATATAACTTTCATGGACAAATTCTTCTCCCCGCTTCAGTTTGCCTTTGGCATACCACTGGGCCATTCGGGCTGAAGTACCTGTCCCGCAAGGTGATCTGTCCAGCGCATTCTCGCCGACTAATACGGCATTTCGACCCGCAGAATTCGCCTTGACCGGTTTACCGGTCCATTGGATATGGCTCAGCCCATAGATATTTTCATCTTCGGGATGCACAAACTCATACTTTTCATTCAGCAGGCGCCGGATTATTTTACCGTAATGGATCAGCTGGCTAGCTGAAAAATCGCTGATATCTTTAAAATTGTTTTGGGGATCGATAATCGCGTAAAAGTTTCCTCCATAGGCAACGTCGGCCACGATCTCACCGAGATCTGGGCATGTCACGGCAAGTCCTTCTTTGTATAGGAAAGATTTGACATTTGTCAGCTTTACAGTCTTTACTTTTGCACCCTCCTGCACATAATCGATCAGGATTAGCCCTGCAGGAGTTTCCAGACGGAGCTTGCCCGGTGTTTTGGGCTGAATAAGCCCCTCTTCTATGGCGATGGTCACAGTACCTATCGTACCGTGACCGCACATGGGAAGGCAGCCGCTGGTTTCGATATAAAGTACGCCCGTATCGTTTCGCGGATCAACCGGTGGATATAGGATACTGCCGCTCATCATATCATGCCCTCGCGGTTCAAACATGAGGCCCTTACGGATCCAGTCGTACTCCTCCATAAAGTGGAGCCGACGTGCCATCATCGAATCGCCGTTGAGGAGAGGAGCGCCGCCAGCGACCAATCTTACCGGACAACCGCAGGTGTGCGAATCGATACAAAAAAATGTCTTCTTCATATAGAGTTAACTTGTTATTCTATTATTTGTGGCTCACTTTCTCAGCACTGGCCACTCCGTCAACTATCCGGTGGATAGCTAAGGGATTGCCATTTTTCAGCTCTGCGGGCAAAAACTCGTCGGGCCAGTTCTGAAAAGCCAATGGCCGTACAAAGCGCTTCACCGCATCCGGACCTACTGAGGTAAACCGCGGATCGGTAGAAGCAGGGAAAGGTCCTCCATGCTGCATGGCATACACCACTTCTACCCCCGTAGGCATTCCATTGAACAGCAGACGGCCAGCTTTATCTTTGACTACATCGATGACCGTCTGATGCTCCCGTACATCCTCGCTGGTGGCTGCAACGGTGATGGTAAGCTGCCCTTTCAGCTGTTTGGCCACATCCAGGACCTGTGTGTAATTATCAGCTTCTATCAGCAGTCCGAACGGGCCAAAAACCTCCTCACTCAGCACATCATTTTTCAGAAAGCTGTCCGCTGAGGTTGCCATTATCCGCGGCCGGCCTTGTCCTTCTTGTGCAGCAGTCTGCGATTCCGCAATGAAAGCAACCGACGGCTGATTACTCAATAGGTTTTTATTTTTTTCAAAATGGCTATAGATTCCCTTATTTAACATCATTGCCGGAGCTATTCCACTGATTTCTTCTGCCAGCGCACGCTTAAAGCGTTCGAAAGCAGCTCCCTTTACCGCCACAAAGATCCCCGGGTTGGTGCAGAATTGTCCTACGCCCAAGGTTAGCGAAGCCGCATATTCTTTGGCCAGGGCCTCTGCACGTTGATCAAGGATCTGTGAAAAGGCAAAAACCGGATTAACACTTCCCATTTCTGCAAATACCGGAATAGGCTGCTCCCGTTGATTGGCAATATCAAAAAGTGCCTTCCCTCCCCAGTACGAGCCCGTGAAACCTACGGCTTTCACCATCGGATGCGCCGTGAGGTAAGCGCCTATCTTTATATCTGTTCCTTCCACATGATCACCCAGAACATGGCTAAAAGTACCATGAGGCCACCCAAATTGGGATACCACATCCGTAATCGCATCTGCCATGATTGTGGAGGTCCGGCTATGGCCGGCATGCCCCTTCACAATGACAGGACAGCCCGCTCCTATGGCGCTCGCCGTATCGCCGCCAGCCGTAGAAAAAGCAAACGGAAAGTTACTGGCCCCAAATACCAATACGGGTCCGATACCCACATTATATTTTCTGATGTCACCCTTTCCCTTTTCGGTGTCGGGCAGATCGATACGAGCTTCGGCATAGAGCCCTGAGGCCACAGCTCTCGCGTAACTGCGCCACTGATGCACCGTCCGCGCCTTTTCACCCGTGAGTCTTGGCAGAGGTAATGCCGTCTCCTGATGGGCAGTTTCCAGCAATTCGGCGCCCAGTGCCTCGATCTTATCGGCTACAGCAAACATAAATTCCGCACGTTGAGCGATGGTAGTAGACTTTAAAAATTGAAAGGCTTCGGCAGCTAACTGAGCATATCCATCTAAGGTTATCTTTGGTTGATCCATTTTATAAGTAGTTTATCATTGTTATATGAATTGTAGGCGAATGGTATACACCGGTCGCCTACTTTTATTAAATATTATAACGAGATACCATTTAATTCAATGTTGGGCGACTGGCGATACCATCGGCAATAACCTTATTGATACGATCAGCTTCTTCACCCACCAGAGGCAAACGTGGAGCGCGCAGATGCGGTGTACCAATTCCCTCAGCTGTGGCGGCCAGCTTGATATATTGAATCAGCTTCGGATGAATATCAAGTTCCAGCAAAGGCATAAACCAGCGATAGATTTCTAGCGCTTTCTCAAATTCACCATTCAATGCCAGCTTATACATAGCGACGGTCTCCCGTGGAAATGCATCAACCAGGCCAAATACCCAGCCATCCGCTCCTAAGGCCAAGGACTCCAGGGAGATGGTGTCCACACCGCCCAGAATTTTAAAACGGTCACCAAATCTGTTCTTCATTCTGGTGATGTTGGTCAGATCCCGGGTGGATTCCTTGACCGCCTGAATCGTCGGACAATCCTGTAATTCGCCAAACATATCCAGAGAAACCAATACCGGATAATCGATAGGGTTGTTGTAAATCAGGATAGGCAGATCTGTTGCTTGCGCCACCGCCTTAAAGTAGGTGACTACTTCGCGATCATCAGCTTTATACCGCATAGGAGGCAGGAGCATCAGCCCATCCGCCCCTAATTCCTTCGCTTTCCGTGCAAAGTTGACCGCGTTTTTAGTTGTATTCTCTGCAATATTCAGCACAACCGGAACACGACCGGCCACAAGCTGACGGGCAAAAGTCAGCAATTCAAATTTCTCTTCCGTATCCAGCACTGCAGCATCGCCCAATGATCCTGCTATAATGATTCCATGCACGCCAGCGGCGATCTGAGCCTCGGTGTTCTTTGTAAACATGTCATAATCAATTTCCCCATTTTCTTTAAACGGTGTCAATACTGCAGGATAAACCCCCGTCCATTTTAATTCAGCCATAGTCTTTTTTCTTATTTACTTAAATTATGTTCAATTACTTCATCAAAGAAAATAACTAACCGGGAACATAACTAACCGAGTTTTGATCATTCCTTATTGAATATTGACATCTCGGCATTTATGCCGAACATTTATGAACGAGTAACCCTATTAGAAAACAACATTTCAATTGTTTGTCACATCAGCGATAAGCTTGTTGCTTTGAACAAGGTCCTCAGGATGGCCGGAAACTGTATCTGCGGGTTGACTTTATCCTAAGTTTACAATAAGTGTTCTTTATACATTAAATTTATGTTTTCGAATACTGCCAACCAAATTTTCTTCAAAATATGCTAAAAAAGGAATAGTGTATGTTAAATTCCAAGCATAAAAAAAGCTTGCAATAACACATATTTGTACTTATTGAAGGTGCTCAACCCACCAAATCTTGGACTGATAAATCTAAC from the Sphingobacterium thalpophilum genome contains:
- a CDS encoding APC family permease — encoded protein: MMSTKKENQEFKKSLGLLDATMLVAGSMIGSGIFIVSSDIARNTGSAGWLMVVWLICGFMTLAAALSYGELSAMFPKAGGQYVYLKEAYGPVVSFTFGWTFFAVIQTATIAAVGVAFSKFTAYLFPVLDEDVYLLEVGSYHVSSAQVLAIGVILLLTLINTRGVQNGKTLQTILTLIKILSLILLVLFGFAAFDSDVWNQNWSAATRWDLHRLNADGSTAGYSLFGTFAAMSAALVGALFSSDSWHSSSAVAGEIKNPQRNIGLSLALGTVIVTTIYILTNLMYTGVLTMEHMASAPKDRVAMVVAQQIFGPLGIGILAVMIMISTFGCNNGLILAGARVYYSMANDGLFFKKTGRLNHKAVPAYALWLQGGVATIWCLTGKYGDLLDMITCVVVIFYMLCIIGIFLLRRKRPDIPRPYKAFGYPLIPALYILMGLSFIVLLVIYKPQFTWPGIIITLLGIPLYYVVRRSSHLTHSNEH
- a CDS encoding DUF885 family protein produces the protein MMIKPDLKRKPCIGMIILCMVFPATVNAQHMDLYQHTTPVEPLIIEYQNDLEAVNYFYGPMPKGWRSQSVSPSPEQMERLIRLDNAYLARLKAFDYKRLNTNGQVDYILLNRKILRHQEELKEEMERYKKLKSYLPFADSIFGFEQKRRRGTSVEGRAIAAMFEQVRGSVQQERQKLSQKPAIDADDVRYLTGMIESLQTRLQSSFDFYNGYDPMFTWWVPKSYEGLHEALASYQEALNAKSNWKVYDDGSNIGGRPIGKIALNKKLKDEMIAYDAEDLLKIADKEWKWCVAELLKASREMGYGDDWKAAQEKVKNAYVPVGKQPDLINALYDRAQQFIKKHQLMDIPDLADETWGMIMMTPERQLVNPFFTGGREISISYPTNTMSYDQKMMSMRGNNPYFSLGTVQHELNPGHHLQYFMNKRYKPYREQNFNTPFWTEGWTLYWELLLYRLGFAQTPEERIGVLFWRMHRCARITFSIKFHLGEWTPQQCIDYLVNQVGHEPANAHGEVKRSFEGSYDPLYQLAYMIGGLQLLRLSDELVGGGKMSYKQFHERVIKENYMPMEMLRAILTEQDLNPQHQAVWKFYTFD
- a CDS encoding NAD(P)/FAD-dependent oxidoreductase encodes the protein MSTHHKGKVAIIGAGIAGLSTAYYLVKDGWEVIVLDKGSGLDNCSYGNAGMIVPSHFTPLAAPGIVAQGIKWMLDSKSPFYVRPTLNLSLIDWGLKFLKHANEQHVSRNAEAIRDLNLASSRLYDQWKADEQFDFELRQNGIMMLYKSEHVEHEEAELAEKAKKLGLAVEIYDAAGIQALEPHLRIETRGGILYKCDGIMYPPKLMKELTQYLHAQGVKFHYETEVNGFRTASKKVLSVVTDKGNFEADEIVLAGGAALPALASKLNLKLPLMPGKGYSFMHSPEEGTSLIHAALLLEARVAVTPMNNQIRFSGTMELGPANNKIYPNRVKGIVEAIPKYFPDLKVNYPQDIWYGYRPCSPDGLPYLGRASRYSNVSIAGGGGMMGLSLGPAFGNAVAAILSGRTTETDVSAFSPDRFQ
- a CDS encoding 4-hydroxyproline epimerase, giving the protein MKKTFFCIDSHTCGCPVRLVAGGAPLLNGDSMMARRLHFMEEYDWIRKGLMFEPRGHDMMSGSILYPPVDPRNDTGVLYIETSGCLPMCGHGTIGTVTIAIEEGLIQPKTPGKLRLETPAGLILIDYVQEGAKVKTVKLTNVKSFLYKEGLAVTCPDLGEIVADVAYGGNFYAIIDPQNNFKDISDFSASQLIHYGKIIRRLLNEKYEFVHPEDENIYGLSHIQWTGKPVKANSAGRNAVLVGENALDRSPCGTGTSARMAQWYAKGKLKRGEEFVHESYIGSQFVGRIEEETDMNGQAAIIPSVEGWARITGYNHIIIDDEDPYKEGFQVL
- a CDS encoding aldehyde dehydrogenase (NADP(+)); its protein translation is MDQPKITLDGYAQLAAEAFQFLKSTTIAQRAEFMFAVADKIEALGAELLETAHQETALPLPRLTGEKARTVHQWRSYARAVASGLYAEARIDLPDTEKGKGDIRKYNVGIGPVLVFGASNFPFAFSTAGGDTASAIGAGCPVIVKGHAGHSRTSTIMADAITDVVSQFGWPHGTFSHVLGDHVEGTDIKIGAYLTAHPMVKAVGFTGSYWGGKALFDIANQREQPIPVFAEMGSVNPVFAFSQILDQRAEALAKEYAASLTLGVGQFCTNPGIFVAVKGAAFERFKRALAEEISGIAPAMMLNKGIYSHFEKNKNLLSNQPSVAFIAESQTAAQEGQGRPRIMATSADSFLKNDVLSEEVFGPFGLLIEADNYTQVLDVAKQLKGQLTITVAATSEDVREHQTVIDVVKDKAGRLLFNGMPTGVEVVYAMQHGGPFPASTDPRFTSVGPDAVKRFVRPLAFQNWPDEFLPAELKNGNPLAIHRIVDGVASAEKVSHK
- a CDS encoding dihydrodipicolinate synthase family protein, which produces MAELKWTGVYPAVLTPFKENGEIDYDMFTKNTEAQIAAGVHGIIIAGSLGDAAVLDTEEKFELLTFARQLVAGRVPVVLNIAENTTKNAVNFARKAKELGADGLMLLPPMRYKADDREVVTYFKAVAQATDLPILIYNNPIDYPVLVSLDMFGELQDCPTIQAVKESTRDLTNITRMKNRFGDRFKILGGVDTISLESLALGADGWVFGLVDAFPRETVAMYKLALNGEFEKALEIYRWFMPLLELDIHPKLIQYIKLAATAEGIGTPHLRAPRLPLVGEEADRINKVIADGIASRPTLN